The Bradyrhizobium oligotrophicum S58 genome contains the following window.
CCGCATCTTCGGCGTGACGCCGGAGAGTTTTGAACTGAACAGCGTCAACATCATGGGTCTGCTTCATCCTGAGGATGCCGCCCGCGCTCGGCAATTGATCGCCGAATTCGGCCGTGGGACGACATCCCATGAAGCGGAGTTCCGCATTCACAGACCTGACGGCGAAGAACGCTGGTGCGTGGGGACGGCGGCTGCAACAACCGACAAGGGTGGCCGCGTCATTCGCGTCAGCGGCGTCACCATCGACATCACTGAGCGCAAGCGCGCCGAGGAGCGCCAGAACCTTTTGACACGCGAAGTGGATCATCGGGCCAAAAACGCATTGACCTTGGCCCAATCGATCGTGAGGCTGACCAAGGCCGATAGCGTGAAGACCTATGTCAGCGCCGTGGAGGGCCGCATCAGCGCGCTCGCGCGTGTACACACCATCCTGTCGCTATCGAGCTGGCAGGGAGCGGAGATGAGCCGGCTGATCGCCGAGGAACTGGCACCCTACGCGACGGGCGGTCAGGTCGCTTTCGGCGGCGCCGAATTGCAGCTCGAGCCCGCGATGGCGCAGACCCTGGCGCTCGCCTTCCATGAGCTCGTGACCAACTCGGCCAAATACGGCGCGCTATCGGTTCGCTCCGGTCATTTATCGGTCAAGTGGGCGATCGAGCATGACCGCCTCGATCTGATCTGGATCGAAACCGGCGGTCCGCTCGTCCATGTGCCGACGTCGCGCGGCTTCGGTACACGCAGCCTGATGGCCAGCGTGGAAAGCCAGCTGGGCGGACGCGCCTCGTTCGACTGGCGTCCGGAGGGACTGGTGTGCCGACTCGTCGTCCCGCTTCGCCCTGGCGCTACACCGCCGGAGATCACGAGCCCGTTTGTAGGGGTCGTCCCCGGTGACGCAAGACAGCGAGCTGCGGGCTGACGGCGCAGGACAGCTCAGACGGCCATGTCGCGCGAAATCCGGACGGGGATGGATTTGGCGGCGGGCACCTTGCTGCCCTCGGCGTAGTGCCACAGTGGGATAAGCCCGTTGCATTCCGGATAGTAGGCTGCAGTGCTGTAGCGCGGAATGTCGAATGCCACCGCCTGCAGTCCGCCGAGGGAGCGCTCGACGCCATCGTCAGCCTTGGTCGAAAGCCGCACCAGGTCGCCCTGCTTGATGCCCAGATCAGCCATGTCGGTCGCGTTCATGAAAACGACCTGGCGGCCACCAATCACACCGCGAAAACGATCGTCCTCATTGTAGATCGTGGTGTTGAATTGACCATCGGCACGCAAGGTCATCAGCTGGAACACGCCATTGCCTTCTTGCGGCGGATTAAGCGCAGCCTTGGGCACGGTGAAATTGGCCTTGCCAGTCGGCGTCTTCCATTTGCGCTCGCGCGCGCCAAGCGGCCGCGGGAAGCCGCCGGGCTGAAACAAGCGATTGTTGAAGTCCTTGAACTGGTCGGGATACGTGCGCTCGATGGCCTCCCTGACAAGCGCGTAGTTGCCGACCCACGCATCCCAGTCGACGCGTGGGTTAGGTCGCAGGGTCGCCTTGGCCAGACCGGCGACGATGGCTGGTTCGGACAACAGGGTCTCGGCGATCGGCTGGCGCTGCCCGCGCGAGCCATGGATGCAGGTGGTAGAGTCCTCCATCGATACTGCTTGCTCGCCACCCGCCTGCCGGTCAATCTCGATGCGACCCAGGCACGGCAGAAGATAGGTCACCGTGCCGGGCACGAGATGGGTACGATTGAGCTTGGTCGCGATCTGCACCGATAGCCTCAGCTTCGACCAAGCCGGCTCCATCAGCGACCTCTCCGGGACGGCGCGCAGGAAATTGCCGCCAAGGCTGATGAACCCCTTCACGTCCTGCTTGATGATCGCCTCGCACGCATCCACCGTGCTCAAACCATCCCAGCGCGGCGGCTCGAATGCGTAGAGCTCTGCGAGCTTGTCGAGCGGCACCAGCTTGGTCTTTTCGGAGATCCCCACCGTCCTCTGCCCCTGCACATTGGAATGCCCGCGGACCGGCGAGATGCCGGCGCCGGGCTTGCCGATGTTCCCGCGCAGCAGGAGCAGGTTCACGATCATCTTCGCCGTCTCGACGCCATGGCGGTGCTGCGTGATCCCCATGCCGTAGTTGGCGATTACAGCGTTGGACGACGCATAGACCTTCGCAGCTGCCAGCATGTCGGCCCGGCCAAGGCCAGAAGACCGCTCGATGTCGCTCCACGACGCCTGGCGGCAATAGCTCGCGAAGTCGTCGAACCCAGACGTATGCTGTTCGATGAAGGCGACGTCGAGCACCCGCGGGCTCTTCCCGGCGATCGCAGCATCGTCCGCCTCGATCACGGCCTTGCAGAGTCCGAGCAGGGCCGCACCATCGCCCCCGACCCTGAGCTGATGATATTGCGTGCTGATCCTCGTGCCGCCGGTCAACACCATCTGAATGGGATTTTGGGGATTTGTGAACCGCTCCAACCCGCGCTCGCGCAATGGATTGAACGTGATGATGGGTACGCCGCGTTGCGCCGCCTTCTGCAACGGATGCAGCATCCGCGGCGAATTCGTCGTCGTGTTCTGGCCGAAGAAGAAGATGCAATCGGCCTTGTCGAAATCCTCGAGCAGCACCGTGCCGACGGGGACGCCGATCACTTCGGGCAGCGCTACTGACGTCGACTCGTGGCACATGTTGGAGCTGTCGGGGAAATTGTTGGTGCCATACATGCGCCCGAACAGCTGGTACATGTAGCTGGTCTCGAGCGATGCCCTTCCCGAAGTGTACATCACGACGGACCGCGGATCGAGCTTGTTCAACTCGCCGCCGATGGCGCGGAATGCGTCATCCCAGCTGACGGTCACGTAACGATCGGTCGCCGGGTCATAGCGCATCGGATGCGTCAGACGCCCCTGCTCTTCCAGCTGATGGTCCGACCACGTCCGCAGTTCGGCAAGTGTGTGCCGGGCGAAGAACTCGGGCCCGACCGTCTTGCCGGTGATCTCCCAGGCCGTGGCCTTGGCGCCATTCTCACAGAACTCGAACGGGTGTGGCTTGGCCGGTTTGGCCCAGGAGCAGCTGACACACATGAAGCCGCCCGGCTTGTTTTGCTTGAGCAGGATCTCGCTGCCCAGAAGCGTCACTTCCTCCTGGGTCAGGATGCTCGCGACAGCACGGACGGACCCCCATCCGCCGGCCGGAGCGGTGTAGTCCTCGATCTTGGCTTTCTCACTCACGGCACATCTCCGCGCGGTTCGTCCGGAAATCCGCCAACCCAAGATGACAGACGAAGTTCCAACGTCTCACGGATCCTTGCTCCGACCGGTTTGATCCGGACGACCCGGTCTTTTGCAGCCTTGGCGGATTAGGAACCGCAACGTCGGCTGCGCGTCTACCTCTTGCCTTCGGCGGCGTTCCCCCATCTCGCTGGAGGCACTCCGTGTGGACTGCGGCCCAGCGTTCGACCCCTCGGGCGCTGGGACCGTCCATCCGAAGAAAGCCGGGCAAAGGCCCGGCTTTCTCTTTCGCGCCAGTCTCCCTAGAACTGAAGTCACGCAGCGCTGCGCTGGAGGTGACGACCTTCCTTGACCTCCTCGATGATCTTGGCGCTGAAGGCTTCCAGGTCGCCCGGATTGCGCGACGTGATGACGCCTTGATCGACGACGACCTCGGCATCCTGCCAGTCGGCGCCGGCATTGGCGACGTCCGTCTTGATCGACCTGTAGGACGTCATCTTGCGCCCCTTCGCGATGCCGGTCTCGATCAGCAACCAGGGTGCGTGGCAGACCGCGGCGACGATCTTCTTGGCGTCGAAAATATCCTTGATGAACTTCAGCGCCTTCGGTTCAAGGCGCAACAGGTCCGGATTGATCTGGCCGCCCGGCAGCACGATCGCGTCGTATTCGGATGCAGCGGCCTGGTCGAGCGTCTTGTCGACCTTGACCGGACGTCCCCAGTCCTTTTGATCCCAGCCCTTGATCTCGCCGGGCGCAAGCGACACGATGTCGACGGTCGCTCCCGCCTGCTTCAAGCGATCACGCGGCACTTCGAGCTCTGACTGCTCGAACCCGTTGGTGGCGAGGATCGCGATCTTCTTTCCCTTGATGTCCATTGAGTTCTCCCTTGGAATCGACACTGCGGGCAACCTCGCGCGCGCGGCCACGTTCCCGCAGCGCGACCGGCAGATCGTCACAACTGGTCGAGTGACGTGATCTCCCGGCGTGGAACCAGCCCGCCTGCGACGCAGTTTGTCCGGTCGAACCTGCTTTGACGGCCGCGCCGCTTGCGCGGCCCCGGCAGCGCCATTCGAAGGATCGCGATCTGGAGCCGCTCGTGCCCTATGCATTGTTTGAGAACGACGAACGGCTGACCCGTCCGTTCCGCACTGAACGCGAGGTCTGGGAGGCGGCGGAACAGGCCGATCTCATCACGCTCGGCACGCATGGCGAGAAGATTCTCGACAACAATTTCGAGATCAAATCCTGCGATGCCACGCCTGAAGAGCTCACAGTCGCGAGCCCCGACATCGTGTTTACAGTAGCCCGCGGCGCAGATCCTGCGACCAGCAACCGGTCATCGGAACAGCCCGTGCCGCCTGCTCATAGGACGCCAGCGAAGACGTCCTCATGAGCAAGAGGAGATCCGACGTCACGGCCTTGTGCTAGCGGGCCTCGCCCGCCCGACATTCGCTGCCGAGGCATCGTCGCAGACGCCGGCACGTTGAATGAAGTTCAGGCATGTCGGGCGCTTCGTTGCTTCCGCGGCTGCCGCCTCGCCTCTTCGCCCTTGAGCAGCTCACGCTGCTCGCGCAGCCGCAAGAGCGCTTGCTGCATCCGCTGCAACAGGGCCTCGGCAGCCTCCGTGCTGATCCCGGCGCGCCGCAATTGCAGGATCTCGCGATTCTGCCGGCCGACCTGGAAGCGCATCCGGTCGATTTCCAGTCGAACCAAATCGATGTCGCACATGGAGCACCTTCGAGAACTGATCGAACTGAATATAGAACAAAACAGGAACAATATTCAAGGGGAGTGTTGGATCCAAGGCAAGCAACGGAGGCTCGTCATGGCCGACAAGATTGAGAAAGACCCGCGAAGCTGGGTGTCTGGAGATGATCCGATCACCGACGCTCAAGCTTCGTATCTGAAGACGCTCAGCGACCAGGCGGGACGGCCCGATCCGACCGATGAAGCGCTGACGAAAGCCGAAGCATCCGAGCTGATCGACGAGATGAGACGCGCCGCCAGTCTGGGGTGAGATTGCGGTTCCCAGCTGATTAGGACGCGTTGCAGGCGACGTGGACCGATCGGTATCTCGATCCTCGCAGGACCGCAGCCGAAACCGTCGCGAATCAGGACTCAGTCGTTTAGGATTCGCAGCCTTTATCGGGAGTGCAGCATGGTTGCGGATAGTGACAGCAAGATTGCCTGGCATCGCGCCCAACTGAAGAAGAACCGCGCGGCCCTGAAGCAGATCGAGACGGCGCGATTTACCGTTGGTGAGAGCGCAGATGCGAGAGCGCTCGAACGGACGAAGACACAGGTCGCGGAGCTGCAGCTCAAGATCCGCGAGTCGGAACAGGTGATCGGCCAGCACGACAAGCAGGCACGGCGGCCGCTGGCGACCGACCTGCGCAGCCTGTCCAACGTCGCCTGGCGCAACTGGGCCGGCAACGGTCCGCGCTGACCGAGGCGACCATGATCAATCCACGATCGTGTTGCGGGCGCTGCCCGGTTCATCGAAATACGTCGAGACATCGGAGGGCGGCGACTTGCCCGGCTCCGACCAGCGTGTCAGCCGTTCGTCACTCCTCCGCAGCGCGTCGAGATCGATGCGTCCTTCCGCCAGAGCCTGCTTGGCGCAGGCGAACACGCGATGAAACTGCGTGCCGTCATAAGCTACCAGCAAGAGATCGGCGCCGCCATTGAGCGCTTCCACGACGGCCTTGCAGAGATTGCGGCCATAGATCGCGCCCATCACGAGATCATCGGTCACGATCACGCCTTGATAGTTCCAGCGGCCGCGGATCAGGCCGTCGAGCACCGCCTTGGAATGGGAGGCGGGACGCTCGGCATCGATCGCATCGACCACCACGTGACCGACCATCATGGCCGCATGTGAGTTGTCGAGCACTTGACGGAACGGCCGCCAATCCGACTGCTCCAACACGTCGGCCGGCGTATCGAGCTGCGCAGAGAAGTGATGCGTGTCGGCCTCGACGCGGCCCAGACCAGGGAAATGCTTGACCGCCGCCCGAACACCGCTCGCTTCAAGGCCCCTGACATAACTGAGCGCGACGTCGCCCACCACGCCCGGATCATTGGAGATCGCGCGCTGTCCGATCAGCGTGTGAAAGTCGAGGCGGTTGCGGGTCCACCGCGGGCGCAGATCGACCACCGGCGCCAGGTTGAACGTGACGCCTGCTGCCGCCAGCGCCTGTCCTTGCGTCCGCCCCATCTCGAACGCGTCGTGCGCGCGCCGCGCCGCGGGCAGATCCGCCAGCGTAGCGAGCCCGGGCATGTTCGGCAGGGTCGGAGACAAATGCGCGACACGGCCTCCCTCCTGATCGGCGGAAACGAGCAAAGGTGGCAGCCCGGCAATCTGGCGTTCGGACTGCAATCGCTTGATCTCGGCGCCCAGTTGAGCCTCGGTGCGTCCGCGCACGTTGTGATGCGTCACATAGACACCTGCGATCAATCCCTGCCGGGCCAACGCTGCTGCGTCCTCGGCGGCGGCGTAGCCGACGATGAAGTGCCGTCCGAGCAGACGCCCCACGTCAGGCGTAGTGCGAAACGTCTCGTATTTGCGCCAGGCGAACATGAATTGTGTCGATGTCAGCGCCACAAGCGGAACGCACCATGTCAGCACCAGAACCCGCCCGCCGACGCCGCGGCTCCAGCGCCCGCCGAGCATCAGCAGCAGCGGCGCAGCAAGGCCGATGATGAGCAAGGCGCCGTGGCCCGTCCCGCGCAGGCGAACCAGATACGGCTCATTGCTGTTGAGCGTGATGAAAATGAAGAGCAGAGCCAGGATCCAGAGGACCACCGTCCTGATACGTCCGAGCATGTTCGCAACCGACCATTCGAGGAAAGACGGGATCTGCGTAACAACGCCGATCTGCCAGCGCCAGCCGCAGACTCGCGCCTGCACGAAATCTGCAAACAAATCCTGAAATGCTGCAGAGCCCTTCGTAAGCGACTGCACGCGCCGACGTCATGCTCGGTTCATCGGCCGCGCCCCTCGGCCGAGTCATCGTCTCATCGAGGATTCCTGCCATGACCAGCTCCGCCGAGCTGGCGGCCGCCCCAGCCGCCTCCGACTCCATGTGGCACAAATTCGCCGTCGCGTTCGGCCTTCTCTGGCTCGCCGACGTCTTGTTCTACGACCAGACTCTCGGCCTCTCCCTGCCGATTTTTGCCGGTGTGCTGGCGGCCATCAGCGGCATGGTCAACCACGCCAGGATCGACCAACAGCGGTCAATGCTCGCGGCCGTCATCCTCATCGCAGGTCTGATACCCGCGATCGAGGACTTGAGCCTGCTGTCGTTCTTGATCGTCGTCTTCACGACGATGTCGGCCATTGCCCTGTCGACCAAGCCGGACGCCTTCGGACTTCACCTCCCGCTGACGGCAGCGCGACAACTGCTTCTGATCGGGCCATTCAGGCTGATACCCGACACCATCGCCACGCTGCGCGCCAATGATTTTATGCGCGTTCTGCTCACCTGGAGTATCCCCCTGGCGCTGGGCTTCGTGTTCATTCTCCTGTTCGCCGCAGCCAACCCGGTGATGGAGCAGTGGCTCGATCAACTCCGTCCTCAAAGCATCGCATCGACGCTGAGCATCGGCCGTCCAATCTTCTGGATCGTGATGCTGTCCCTGATCTGGCCGTTCATCAATCTGCGCTGGCGCCCGCGATCGTCGACGCCGAGTCCATCGATCGACCTCGAGGCGGATCCGGCCCCATCGGTTCTGGCACCGCTGCTCGGTCCGCAGACCGTCGTCCGCTCGCTGATCCTGTTCAACCTGCTGTTCGCCATCCAGACCACGCTCGACGGCATGTACCTGTGGGGACATGCGGCCCTTCCCAATGGAATGACCTACGCTACGTACGCCCACCGGGGCGCCTATCCGCTGATCGTCACGGCGCTGCTGGCAGCCGCTTTCGTGATCATCGCTGTCCGATCCGGAGAGACGGAGGACGAGCCGCGGCTCGTCCGCCCGCTGGTCTATCTGTGGGTCGGGCAGAACGTGCTTCTGGTGCTGTCCTCGATCCAGCGGGTGCACATCTACATCGAGAGCTACCTCCTGACAGGATGGCGCATCGCGGCTCTGATATGGATGACGCTCGTCGCCGTGGGGCTGATCCTGATCGTCGTCCGGATCGCGCTGGAAAAGCCCAATTCATGGCTCGTCCGCACGAACCTGATCGCGCTCGCAGTGACGCTCTATGGCTGCGCGCTCGTCAATTTCCCTGCGCTGATCGCAGACTACAACGTCGCCAATAGTCGGAGGACAGTCCTGAACCGGACCGACATCGATATTGATTATCTGCGGACGCTCGGTCCGCAGGCCATGCCGGCGCTTCGTCGGGCCCTCATGCTGTCACCCTACGACGCTGAACTGGCCCGGGCCCATAACGGGCTGCTGGACCGGCAAATGAGCGACATGGCGTCCTGGCGCTCCTGGAGCTTTCGCGGCTGGCGCTTGCAGCGCTATCTCGATACACATCCTCTATCGCAGACCCCGAGCTGATGCCTCGCCGCGGAGCAGAACACGTGCCCCCTCGAATCCTCATTGTCGACGATGATCCGCATATCCGCGAGGTCTTGCGCGTCGCCTTGAGCAAGGCCGGCATGGCCGTGACCGAAGCAGCCGACGGCCGGGCGGCCCTGGTCAGGTTTGCCGAGGACCGGCCCGACCTCATCGTGCTCGACGTCGGCATGCCGGAGTTCGACGGCCTCGAGGTCTGCCGGCGCATCCGCCGGACCTCGCAGGTGCCGATCCTGTTTCTATCCGCGCGTGACGAGGAGATCGATCGCATCCTCGGTCTCGAGATCGGCGGCGATGACTACGTCACCAAGCCGTTCAGCCCGCGCGAGCTCGTCGCCCGCGTCAACGTCATTCTCCGCCGCGTCGTCTCCGGCAGTGTGGACCGTTCCGCCGAGCCGGAGGAGCTGGTTCATGGCAGGCTTCGCCTCGACCCACAGCAGCACACGGCTCGTTTCGGCGACATGCAGCTCGCGCTCACGGCGCTGGAATTCAGCATCGTGCGCACGCTGATGACGCGCCCCGCGGTCGTGTTCAGCCGCGAGCAGATCATGACCGCGGCCTATCAGCTCAACATCCAGGTCTCGGACCGGACCATCGACAGCCACATCCGCAACATCCGCGCCAAGCTCGCGGCCGCGCATTGCGAGGACGCCATCGAGACCGTCCATGGTGTCGGCTTCCGGCTCGGCCGCTGCGGCACACCATGATCGCGCCCAAGCCCAAGAAGAAGTGGCGACCGTCGCTGGGTCAGATCGTGTTCGGCGTCCTGACGCTGGTGGCCTGTCTTCCACTCGTCGGGCTGTTCTTCTTTCGCATCTATGACAACCAGCTGATCCGCCAGACCCAGGCCGAGCTGATCGCGCAGAGTCGCGTGATGGCTGCCGTGTTCGCCGAGGAGGTCAACGCGCGCCTCGCATCCGGCATTCCGCTCGGTGCCGAGATCCCGCCCGAGGCACGGCCGGACTCCTTGGACGAGGTGACGCCGATCCGCCCCCTGCTCGATCTGCTCGGCAACGACCTGTTCGTTCGCCGTCCCGATGCCCGCGAGGCGGTCCAGCCTGCCGACCCTGCCTATGTCGCGATCGGCGCGCGACTGCTGCCGGTCATCCGCGAGACCCAGAAGGTGACCCTGGCAGGATTTCGCGTGCTCGATCCGCAGGGCGTGGTGATCGCCGGCCGCGACGAAATGGGCAAGTCACTTGCTCATATCGAGGAGGTCGCGGCTGCGTTGAAGGGCAGATACAGCGCGGCGCTGCGCATCCGCATTCCCGACAAGGCGCCGCCGCCGATCTATTCGATCAGCCGGGGTGTCGGCGTCCACGTCTTCTCGGCGATGCCGGTGATCGTCAATGATCACGTCGCCGGGATCATCTACACCTCGCGGACGCCGCGGAATATTTTCGAGCATCTCTACCTGGAGCGCGGCAAATTCGTCGCCGCGGGCTCGACCATCATTCTCATGACGCTGCTCGCCGGGTTCATCGTGGCACGAACGATCACGCGGCCGATGCGCGAACTGGTCGATCGCGCCGGCAGGATCGGCCGCAATGATCCTGCGGGCTTTCGTCCGCTTGCCCATTACGGCACCCGCGACTTCGCCGAGCTGGCCGAGCACTTCTTCGCCATGGCCGAGCAATTGGCGCGGCGCTCGATCTACATCAGAAACTTTTCCTCCCATCTGACGCATGAGCTCAAATCGCCGCTGACCTCGATCAAGGGCGCCGCAGAGCTGCTGCTGGACTCCCTGCATGCGTCCTCAGGTCATCTCACCCGTGCCGAGCAGGAAAAGTTTCTCGCCAACATTCTCGGCGATGCCGATAGGCTCGAGCGGATGGCCCAGCGCCTGCGCGAGCTCGCCCGTGCCGAAGCAGTGCTGCAGACTGACTTGAGCTACCTAGCAGAGGTGCTCGAGCCGCTGCGCGAGCGGTTTCCGACGGCGCAGATCGAAGCCAAGGGCGCTCTGGAGCGCCCGATCAAGCTGTCGAGCGAGACCCTTCTGATCGTCCTCACGCACCTCGCCGACAATGCCGTGCGCCATGGAGCCCGGACGATCAGCCTCGAAACGGAGGATCTTTCGGATCAGTTGATCCTCAGGGTGAGCAACGATGGCAATCCCATCTCCGCCGCCAACCGCGAGCGGATCTTCGACGCCTTCTTCACCACGCGGCGCGACAGCGGCGGCACCGGGATGGGACTGGCGATCGTGCGCGCCATCATGATGAGCCATGGCGGCGAGATCGATCTTCTGCCGACGGAGCTCGAGGTCCGTTTCGAGCTGCGCCTCCCCGTCGCAGACGGCGCGGCACCGGGCCGCACACACCTCAAATAGAATCGAATTTACCACCGTCCTCCAGGGTTGCGGATCCTACATGATCTCCCTGTGGACGGCGGCCGACGTCCTGGGCCCTGATGCAGGTCCGTCGGTCCGGCGACGGCAAGCAATTGCCCAAACGCGACGCCTGCCGAAGTCCAGACGTCCTGCCGACCGTTCGTATACAAGCGATCTGTTCTCCTGCGGCGGTCGCGGCGCCATTGCGGCTGCGACCGTACGGCCGCGCAATTGGGAATGACTTGGCAGGATGATCCGCGTAAGCTCAAGGGCTATTGCACCTTCGGCCAGCCTTGCCGCTGCGTCCTTCGGGAGACCTTGATGAATTCGAGCCGTTTCGAGATCAATCGCCGCACCGCCCTCCTGACCTCCGCCGCGATTGCAGCCAATGTCCTCAACCCGTTCCGCGCTTTCGCTCAGGAGACGCCGCGCAAGGGCGGGGTGTTCAACGTGCATTACGGCGCCGAGCAGCGGCAGCTCAATCCGAGCCTGCAGGCCTCGACCGGCGTCTACATCATCGGCGGCAAGATCCAGGAGAACCTCGTCGACCTCGATGCCGACGGCCAGCCTGTCGGCGTGCTTGCCGAGAGCTGGGAGGCCACTCCCGACGGCAAGACCATCACCTTCAAATTGCGCAAGGGCGTTACGTGGCATGACGGCAAGCCGTTCACGTCCGAAGACGTCGCTTTCACCGCGATGAACATGTGGAAGAAGATCCTCAACTACGGATCGACGCTGCAGCTGTTCCTGACATCGGTCGATACGCCGGATCCGCAGACCGCGATCTTCCGCTACGAGCGTCCGATGCCGCTCAACCTGTTGCTCCGCGCTCTGCCCGATCTCGGCTATGTCTCGGCAAAGCACCTCTATGAGAGCGGCGACATCCGCCAGAACCCGGCGAACCTCGCGCCCGTTGGCACCGGTCCCTTCAAGTTCGTGAAATACGAGCGCGGCCAGTACATCATCGCCGAGCGTAACGCGGACTACTGGCGTTCCAACGCGCCCTATCTCGACCGCATCGTCTGGAAAGTCATCACCGATCGCGCCGCCGCGGCCGCTCAGCTCGAAGCCGGCGATCTGCACTACAGTCCGTTCTCCGGACTGACCATCTCGGACATGGCGCGGCTCGGCAAGGACAAGCGCTTCATCGTCTCGACCAAGGGCAACGAGGGCAACGCGCGCACCAACACGCTCGAGTTCAACGTCCGCCGCAAGGAGCTGGCGGACGTCAAGGTTCGCCGCGCCATTGCGCACGCGATCAACGTGCCGTTCTTCATCGAGAACTTCCTCGGCGATTTCGCCAAGCTCGGCACCGGACCGATCCCCTCCACATCGACGGACTTCTATCCCGGCGCGAACACGCCGCAATACCCCTACGAC
Protein-coding sequences here:
- a CDS encoding HWE histidine kinase domain-containing protein, which translates into the protein MEHQKVNILLVDDQPAKLLAYEVILKELGEHLVVATSGREALEILLKNEIAVILVDVCMPELDGFELAQMIREHPRFQKIAIIFISAIQVSDFDRLRGYEMGAVDYVPVPVVPEVLRAKIKVFAELYRKTRELEHLNLELENRVRARTAELERSTAKLVESEQRRSMAIAAGRMGSWDWDGVNGDWMWDEGQYRIFGVTPESFELNSVNIMGLLHPEDAARARQLIAEFGRGTTSHEAEFRIHRPDGEERWCVGTAAATTDKGGRVIRVSGVTIDITERKRAEERQNLLTREVDHRAKNALTLAQSIVRLTKADSVKTYVSAVEGRISALARVHTILSLSSWQGAEMSRLIAEELAPYATGGQVAFGGAELQLEPAMAQTLALAFHELVTNSAKYGALSVRSGHLSVKWAIEHDRLDLIWIETGGPLVHVPTSRGFGTRSLMASVESQLGGRASFDWRPEGLVCRLVVPLRPGATPPEITSPFVGVVPGDARQRAAG
- a CDS encoding FdhF/YdeP family oxidoreductase; protein product: MSEKAKIEDYTAPAGGWGSVRAVASILTQEEVTLLGSEILLKQNKPGGFMCVSCSWAKPAKPHPFEFCENGAKATAWEITGKTVGPEFFARHTLAELRTWSDHQLEEQGRLTHPMRYDPATDRYVTVSWDDAFRAIGGELNKLDPRSVVMYTSGRASLETSYMYQLFGRMYGTNNFPDSSNMCHESTSVALPEVIGVPVGTVLLEDFDKADCIFFFGQNTTTNSPRMLHPLQKAAQRGVPIITFNPLRERGLERFTNPQNPIQMVLTGGTRISTQYHQLRVGGDGAALLGLCKAVIEADDAAIAGKSPRVLDVAFIEQHTSGFDDFASYCRQASWSDIERSSGLGRADMLAAAKVYASSNAVIANYGMGITQHRHGVETAKMIVNLLLLRGNIGKPGAGISPVRGHSNVQGQRTVGISEKTKLVPLDKLAELYAFEPPRWDGLSTVDACEAIIKQDVKGFISLGGNFLRAVPERSLMEPAWSKLRLSVQIATKLNRTHLVPGTVTYLLPCLGRIEIDRQAGGEQAVSMEDSTTCIHGSRGQRQPIAETLLSEPAIVAGLAKATLRPNPRVDWDAWVGNYALVREAIERTYPDQFKDFNNRLFQPGGFPRPLGARERKWKTPTGKANFTVPKAALNPPQEGNGVFQLMTLRADGQFNTTIYNEDDRFRGVIGGRQVVFMNATDMADLGIKQGDLVRLSTKADDGVERSLGGLQAVAFDIPRYSTAAYYPECNGLIPLWHYAEGSKVPAAKSIPVRISRDMAV
- a CDS encoding type 1 glutamine amidotransferase domain-containing protein; amino-acid sequence: MDIKGKKIAILATNGFEQSELEVPRDRLKQAGATVDIVSLAPGEIKGWDQKDWGRPVKVDKTLDQAAASEYDAIVLPGGQINPDLLRLEPKALKFIKDIFDAKKIVAAVCHAPWLLIETGIAKGRKMTSYRSIKTDVANAGADWQDAEVVVDQGVITSRNPGDLEAFSAKIIEEVKEGRHLQRSAA
- a CDS encoding DUF3072 domain-containing protein, which codes for MADKIEKDPRSWVSGDDPITDAQASYLKTLSDQAGRPDPTDEALTKAEASELIDEMRRAASLG
- a CDS encoding glycoside hydrolase family 3 N-terminal domain-containing protein gives rise to the protein MLGRIRTVVLWILALLFIFITLNSNEPYLVRLRGTGHGALLIIGLAAPLLLMLGGRWSRGVGGRVLVLTWCVPLVALTSTQFMFAWRKYETFRTTPDVGRLLGRHFIVGYAAAEDAAALARQGLIAGVYVTHHNVRGRTEAQLGAEIKRLQSERQIAGLPPLLVSADQEGGRVAHLSPTLPNMPGLATLADLPAARRAHDAFEMGRTQGQALAAAGVTFNLAPVVDLRPRWTRNRLDFHTLIGQRAISNDPGVVGDVALSYVRGLEASGVRAAVKHFPGLGRVEADTHHFSAQLDTPADVLEQSDWRPFRQVLDNSHAAMMVGHVVVDAIDAERPASHSKAVLDGLIRGRWNYQGVIVTDDLVMGAIYGRNLCKAVVEALNGGADLLLVAYDGTQFHRVFACAKQALAEGRIDLDALRRSDERLTRWSEPGKSPPSDVSTYFDEPGSARNTIVD
- a CDS encoding DUF4153 domain-containing protein; translation: MTSSAELAAAPAASDSMWHKFAVAFGLLWLADVLFYDQTLGLSLPIFAGVLAAISGMVNHARIDQQRSMLAAVILIAGLIPAIEDLSLLSFLIVVFTTMSAIALSTKPDAFGLHLPLTAARQLLLIGPFRLIPDTIATLRANDFMRVLLTWSIPLALGFVFILLFAAANPVMEQWLDQLRPQSIASTLSIGRPIFWIVMLSLIWPFINLRWRPRSSTPSPSIDLEADPAPSVLAPLLGPQTVVRSLILFNLLFAIQTTLDGMYLWGHAALPNGMTYATYAHRGAYPLIVTALLAAAFVIIAVRSGETEDEPRLVRPLVYLWVGQNVLLVLSSIQRVHIYIESYLLTGWRIAALIWMTLVAVGLILIVVRIALEKPNSWLVRTNLIALAVTLYGCALVNFPALIADYNVANSRRTVLNRTDIDIDYLRTLGPQAMPALRRALMLSPYDAELARAHNGLLDRQMSDMASWRSWSFRGWRLQRYLDTHPLSQTPS
- a CDS encoding response regulator transcription factor, whose translation is MPPRILIVDDDPHIREVLRVALSKAGMAVTEAADGRAALVRFAEDRPDLIVLDVGMPEFDGLEVCRRIRRTSQVPILFLSARDEEIDRILGLEIGGDDYVTKPFSPRELVARVNVILRRVVSGSVDRSAEPEELVHGRLRLDPQQHTARFGDMQLALTALEFSIVRTLMTRPAVVFSREQIMTAAYQLNIQVSDRTIDSHIRNIRAKLAAAHCEDAIETVHGVGFRLGRCGTP